A genomic segment from Nicotiana sylvestris chromosome 1, ASM39365v2, whole genome shotgun sequence encodes:
- the LOC104239531 gene encoding transcription factor UNE10 isoform X1 — protein MNQCVPSWELEDTSTPPKLPLQTQSNSLAPGVPSLDYEVAELTWENGQLAMHGLGPPRVPNNKPISNYGGTLESIVNQGTRSIPHHHQKSALNGSGHGCDEVVPWFNYNHVVADTPLVPGLLTMAKDALVPCSANSNYQNRPPSSVQVPGLDGSTHVGSCSTGATNSRDWMAVPRVRMEPTHEWSSRADMSVSGSATCAGDSRQLTVDTYDREMGTGMYTSTSMGSPENTSSDKQCTNRTGDDHDSVCHSRSKREVGDEEDEKKGSKNSSSSTKRKRAAAIHNQSERKRRDKINQRMKTLQKMVPNSSKTDKASMLDEVIEYLKQLQSQVNMMSRMNMSPAMMLPLAMQQQLQMSMMAAPMGMGMGMGMGMGMTGVAGVLDINTLSRPNITGLPPFLHPTAAAAAAFMQPMTSWDGSTDRLNAAAVPDPLAALLACQSQPMTMDAYSRMAALYQQFLQSAAGSGPKN, from the exons ATGAATCAATGTGTACCTAGTTGGGAACTTGAGGACACTTCCACTCCTCCAAAGCTTCCTCTTCAAACCCAATCCAATTCCTTAGCCCCTGGTGTCCCCTC ATTGGATTATGAAGTAGCAGAGCTAACGTGGGAAAATGGGCAGCTAGCAATGCATGGATTAGGTCCTCCACGGGTGCCTAATAATAAGCCCATATCTAACTATGGAGGCACCCTTGAATCAATAGTGAACCAAGGCACCCGATCCATCCCTCACCACCACCAGAAGTCCGCTCTCAACGGCAGCGGACACGGTTGTGATGAGGTTGTCCCTTGGTTCAACTACAACCATGTCGTCGCCGACACTCCTCTAGTTCCCGGCTTGCTCACTATGGCCAAGGATGCCTTAGTGCCATGTTCCGCAAATTCCAACTATCAAAACCGACCACCATCCTCCGTGCAGGTGCCGGGGCTTGACGGCTCCACACATGTGGGGTCGTGCAGTACTGGCGCCACTAACAGCAGAGACTGGATGGCGGTGCCACGTGTGAGAATGGAGCCCACACACGAGTGGAGCAGCCGGGCAGATATGAGCGTAAGTGGAAGTGCAACGTGCGCGGGAGATAGCCGCCAACTGACAGTTGACACATATGATAGAGAAATGGGTACAGGAATGTACACTTCTACATCTATGGGGTCACCGGAAAACACCAGCTCCGACAAGCAGTGCACCAATAGGACGGGGGACGACCATGATTCCGTTTGTCACAGCAGATCTAAG AGGGAGGTAGGTGATGAAGAGGATGAGAAAAAAGGATCTAAAAACTCCTCATCTTCCACAAAGAGGAAGAGGGCAGCTGCCATCCACAACCAGTCTGAACGA AAAAGAAGAGACAAGATTAATCAAAGGATGAAGACACTGCAGAAGATGGTTCCAAATTCGAGTAAG ACTGATAAAGCATCAATGCTAGATGAGGTGATAGAATATCTAAAGCAACTGCAATCTCAAGTGAATATGATGAGCAGAATGAACATGTCACCGGCCATGATGTTACCATTAGCTATGCAACAACAGCTTCAAATGTCTATGATGGCTGCACCCATGGGCATGGGTATGGGTATGGGTATGGGCATGGGTATGACCGGTGTTGCCGGAGTTTTGGATATCAACACCCTTAGCCGCCCCAATATCACCGGACTTCCTCCCTTTCTCCACCCTACCGCTGCAGCCGCCGCCGCTTTTATGCAGCCTATGACCTCCTGGGATGGCTCCACTGACCGTCTCAATGCTGCTGCTGTCCCCGATCCTTTAGCTGCCTTACTCGCTTGCCAATCACAG CCAATGACCATGGATGCGTATAGTAGGATGGCAGCATTGTACCAGCAATTCCTACAGTCAGCTGCTGGCTCTGGTCCTAAAAATTGA
- the LOC104239531 gene encoding transcription factor UNE10 isoform X2 codes for MNQCVPSWELEDTSTPPKLPLQTQSNSLAPGVPSLDYEVAELTWENGQLAMHGLGPPRVPNNKPISNYGGTLESIVNQGTRSIPHHHQKSALNGSGHGCDEVVPWFNYNHVVADTPLVPGLLTMAKDALVPCSANSNYQNRPPSSVQVPGLDGSTHVGSCSTGATNSRDWMAVPRVRMEPTHEWSSRADMSVSGSATCAGDSRQLTVDTYDREMGTGMYTSTSMGSPENTSSDKQCTNRTGDDHDSVCHSRSKREVGDEEDEKKGSKNSSSSTKRKRAAAIHNQSERTDKASMLDEVIEYLKQLQSQVNMMSRMNMSPAMMLPLAMQQQLQMSMMAAPMGMGMGMGMGMGMTGVAGVLDINTLSRPNITGLPPFLHPTAAAAAAFMQPMTSWDGSTDRLNAAAVPDPLAALLACQSQPMTMDAYSRMAALYQQFLQSAAGSGPKN; via the exons ATGAATCAATGTGTACCTAGTTGGGAACTTGAGGACACTTCCACTCCTCCAAAGCTTCCTCTTCAAACCCAATCCAATTCCTTAGCCCCTGGTGTCCCCTC ATTGGATTATGAAGTAGCAGAGCTAACGTGGGAAAATGGGCAGCTAGCAATGCATGGATTAGGTCCTCCACGGGTGCCTAATAATAAGCCCATATCTAACTATGGAGGCACCCTTGAATCAATAGTGAACCAAGGCACCCGATCCATCCCTCACCACCACCAGAAGTCCGCTCTCAACGGCAGCGGACACGGTTGTGATGAGGTTGTCCCTTGGTTCAACTACAACCATGTCGTCGCCGACACTCCTCTAGTTCCCGGCTTGCTCACTATGGCCAAGGATGCCTTAGTGCCATGTTCCGCAAATTCCAACTATCAAAACCGACCACCATCCTCCGTGCAGGTGCCGGGGCTTGACGGCTCCACACATGTGGGGTCGTGCAGTACTGGCGCCACTAACAGCAGAGACTGGATGGCGGTGCCACGTGTGAGAATGGAGCCCACACACGAGTGGAGCAGCCGGGCAGATATGAGCGTAAGTGGAAGTGCAACGTGCGCGGGAGATAGCCGCCAACTGACAGTTGACACATATGATAGAGAAATGGGTACAGGAATGTACACTTCTACATCTATGGGGTCACCGGAAAACACCAGCTCCGACAAGCAGTGCACCAATAGGACGGGGGACGACCATGATTCCGTTTGTCACAGCAGATCTAAG AGGGAGGTAGGTGATGAAGAGGATGAGAAAAAAGGATCTAAAAACTCCTCATCTTCCACAAAGAGGAAGAGGGCAGCTGCCATCCACAACCAGTCTGAACGA ACTGATAAAGCATCAATGCTAGATGAGGTGATAGAATATCTAAAGCAACTGCAATCTCAAGTGAATATGATGAGCAGAATGAACATGTCACCGGCCATGATGTTACCATTAGCTATGCAACAACAGCTTCAAATGTCTATGATGGCTGCACCCATGGGCATGGGTATGGGTATGGGTATGGGCATGGGTATGACCGGTGTTGCCGGAGTTTTGGATATCAACACCCTTAGCCGCCCCAATATCACCGGACTTCCTCCCTTTCTCCACCCTACCGCTGCAGCCGCCGCCGCTTTTATGCAGCCTATGACCTCCTGGGATGGCTCCACTGACCGTCTCAATGCTGCTGCTGTCCCCGATCCTTTAGCTGCCTTACTCGCTTGCCAATCACAG CCAATGACCATGGATGCGTATAGTAGGATGGCAGCATTGTACCAGCAATTCCTACAGTCAGCTGCTGGCTCTGGTCCTAAAAATTGA
- the LOC104239531 gene encoding transcription factor UNE10 isoform X3, with the protein MHGLGPPRVPNNKPISNYGGTLESIVNQGTRSIPHHHQKSALNGSGHGCDEVVPWFNYNHVVADTPLVPGLLTMAKDALVPCSANSNYQNRPPSSVQVPGLDGSTHVGSCSTGATNSRDWMAVPRVRMEPTHEWSSRADMSVSGSATCAGDSRQLTVDTYDREMGTGMYTSTSMGSPENTSSDKQCTNRTGDDHDSVCHSRSKREVGDEEDEKKGSKNSSSSTKRKRAAAIHNQSERKRRDKINQRMKTLQKMVPNSSKTDKASMLDEVIEYLKQLQSQVNMMSRMNMSPAMMLPLAMQQQLQMSMMAAPMGMGMGMGMGMGMTGVAGVLDINTLSRPNITGLPPFLHPTAAAAAAFMQPMTSWDGSTDRLNAAAVPDPLAALLACQSQPMTMDAYSRMAALYQQFLQSAAGSGPKN; encoded by the exons ATGCATGGATTAGGTCCTCCACGGGTGCCTAATAATAAGCCCATATCTAACTATGGAGGCACCCTTGAATCAATAGTGAACCAAGGCACCCGATCCATCCCTCACCACCACCAGAAGTCCGCTCTCAACGGCAGCGGACACGGTTGTGATGAGGTTGTCCCTTGGTTCAACTACAACCATGTCGTCGCCGACACTCCTCTAGTTCCCGGCTTGCTCACTATGGCCAAGGATGCCTTAGTGCCATGTTCCGCAAATTCCAACTATCAAAACCGACCACCATCCTCCGTGCAGGTGCCGGGGCTTGACGGCTCCACACATGTGGGGTCGTGCAGTACTGGCGCCACTAACAGCAGAGACTGGATGGCGGTGCCACGTGTGAGAATGGAGCCCACACACGAGTGGAGCAGCCGGGCAGATATGAGCGTAAGTGGAAGTGCAACGTGCGCGGGAGATAGCCGCCAACTGACAGTTGACACATATGATAGAGAAATGGGTACAGGAATGTACACTTCTACATCTATGGGGTCACCGGAAAACACCAGCTCCGACAAGCAGTGCACCAATAGGACGGGGGACGACCATGATTCCGTTTGTCACAGCAGATCTAAG AGGGAGGTAGGTGATGAAGAGGATGAGAAAAAAGGATCTAAAAACTCCTCATCTTCCACAAAGAGGAAGAGGGCAGCTGCCATCCACAACCAGTCTGAACGA AAAAGAAGAGACAAGATTAATCAAAGGATGAAGACACTGCAGAAGATGGTTCCAAATTCGAGTAAG ACTGATAAAGCATCAATGCTAGATGAGGTGATAGAATATCTAAAGCAACTGCAATCTCAAGTGAATATGATGAGCAGAATGAACATGTCACCGGCCATGATGTTACCATTAGCTATGCAACAACAGCTTCAAATGTCTATGATGGCTGCACCCATGGGCATGGGTATGGGTATGGGTATGGGCATGGGTATGACCGGTGTTGCCGGAGTTTTGGATATCAACACCCTTAGCCGCCCCAATATCACCGGACTTCCTCCCTTTCTCCACCCTACCGCTGCAGCCGCCGCCGCTTTTATGCAGCCTATGACCTCCTGGGATGGCTCCACTGACCGTCTCAATGCTGCTGCTGTCCCCGATCCTTTAGCTGCCTTACTCGCTTGCCAATCACAG CCAATGACCATGGATGCGTATAGTAGGATGGCAGCATTGTACCAGCAATTCCTACAGTCAGCTGCTGGCTCTGGTCCTAAAAATTGA